The Oncorhynchus mykiss isolate Arlee chromosome 20, USDA_OmykA_1.1, whole genome shotgun sequence genome includes a region encoding these proteins:
- the LOC110499019 gene encoding serine protease HTRA1B, with product MFWSVFCATLLLAPLVCESRAKRYVIGCPDKCDKFLCPPIPADCMAGDILDQCDCCPVCAHGEGEVCGGTGRLGDPECGEGMDCSISDGIGVSATVRRRGKNGVCVCKGADPVCGSDGVSYRNICELKRLSNRALKLQQPPVIFIQRGTCGKGQENPDSLRHRYNFIADVVEEIAPAVVHIELYRKMVFSKREVAVASGSGFVVSEDGLIVTNAHVVANKHRVKVELKSGATFDAKITDVDEKADIALIKIDTPTKLPVLLLGRSADLRPGEFVVAIGSPFSLQNTVTTGIVSTTQRGGKELGLRNSDMEYIQTDAIINYGNSGGPLVNLDGEVIGINTLKVTAGISFAIPSDKIRQFLAESHGRQSKGRLLPKKKYIGVRMMTLTPTLAKELKERTSDFPDVTSGAYVIEVIPKTPAETGGLQESDVIITINSQRITSASDVSSSIKRDDTLRMVVRRGNEDIMLTVVPEDIDP from the exons ATGTTTTGGTCCGTCTTCTGCGCAACTTTACTTCTTGCTCCTTTAGTTTGCGAGTCAAGAGCCAAGCGATATGTCATCGGCTGTCCAGATAAATGTGACAAATTTCTATGTCCCCCGATCCCTGCGGACTGTATGGCCGGCGACATCCTTGACCAATGCGACTGCTGTCCGGTTTGTGCGCACGGAGAAGGTGAGGTATGCGGCGGCACGGGGAGACTAGGGGACCCGGAGTGCGGAGAGGGCATGGACTGCTCGATATCGGACGGAATTGGGGTGTCCGCCACAGTAAGGCGTCGGGGCAAAAACGGTGTATGCGTCTGCAAAGGTGCGGACCCGGTGTGCGGCAGTGACGGGGTGTCCTATCGAAACATCTGCGAACTGAAGAGATTGAGTAACCGGGCTCTGAAACTTCAGCAGCCACCGGTCATCTTCATACAGAGAGGAACCTGTGGCAAAG GACAGGAGAATCCAGACAGTCTGCGCCACAGATATAACTTCATCGCTGATGTGGTGGAGGAGATCGCTCCCGCTGTGGTTCATATTGAACTGTACCGCAA gatgGTGTTCTCTAAGCGTGAGGTGGCGGTGGCCAGCGGCTCTGGCTTCGTGGTGTCGGAGGACGGCTTGATTGTGACCAACGCCCACGTGGTGGCCAATAAGCACCGGGTGAAGGTGGAGCTGAAGAGTGGCGCCACCTTCGACGCCAAGATCACAGACGTGGACGAGAAGGCAGACATTGCCCTCATCAAGATCGACACCCCG ACGAAACTGCCGGTGCTGCTGCTGGGTCGTTCAGCTGACCTGAGGCCTGGTGAGTTCGTTGTGGCCATCGGCAGCCCCTTCTCCCTGCAGAACACGGTCACCACAGGTATCGTCAGCACCACCCAAAGAGGAGGCAAGGAGCTGGGCCTGAGGAACTCTGATATGGAATACATCCAGACGGACGCTATCATCAAC TATGGGAACTCTGGCGGACCCCTGGTCAATCTG GACGGAGAGGTGATCGGGATCAACACACTGAAGGTGACAGCAGGAATCTCCTTCGCCATCCCCTCAGACAAGATCCGTCAGTTCTTGGCAGAGTCCCACGGCAGACAGTCTAAAG GTAGATTATTACCAAAGAAGAAGTACATCGGTGTGAGGATGATGACTCTCACTCCAAC GCTTGCAAAGGAGCTGAAGGAGAGAACATCAGACTTCCCTGATGTTACCTCAGGGGCATATGTCATCGAGGTCATCCCAAAAACACCAGCTGAGAC agGTGGCCTGCAGGAGAGTGACGTCATAATCACCATCAACAGCCAGCGAATCACCTCGGCCAGTGACGTCAGCAGCTCTATCAAGAGGGACGACACGCTGCGAATGGTGGTCCGGCGGGGGAACGAGGACATCATGCTCACCGTCGTCCCCGAGGATATTGACCCTTGA